A part of Streptomyces sp. NBC_01235 genomic DNA contains:
- a CDS encoding DUF7455 domain-containing protein yields the protein MTTVLTPASPLTAADRCDRCGAQAYVRVVLLSGGELLFCAHHGRKFEPELKKIAAEIQDETERLTTVPASVSEEER from the coding sequence GTGACTACTGTTCTGACCCCCGCGAGCCCGCTGACGGCCGCTGACCGCTGCGACCGCTGCGGCGCCCAGGCGTACGTGCGCGTCGTCCTGCTCAGCGGCGGAGAACTGCTCTTCTGCGCCCACCACGGCCGCAAGTTCGAGCCGGAACTCAAGAAGATCGCCGCCGAGATACAGGATGAGACGGAGCGGCTGACGACCGTTCCGGCGTCCGTCTCCGAAGAAGAGCGCTGA
- a CDS encoding FadR/GntR family transcriptional regulator — protein MSTLAHTMMTAARSTDSGLAGPGELDRYPYAEAPAADRVGTPVWEAADPELGRVGRRSAGSRGRGLHGQLVQQLGQMIVSGDLGADRPLVPEEIGQRFEVSRTVVRESLRVLEAKGLVSARPNVGTRVRPVSDWNLLDPDIIEWRAFGPQRDDQRRELSELRWTIEPLAARLAAGHGRADIQQRLSDMVEIMAHAMGQGDALTYSRADAEFHSLLIQVAGNRMLEHLSGIVSSALQVSGGPVTGCDRPNEASLGHHGRIVDALAAADGTAAETAMRQLLTVHPEVERVVPAPREH, from the coding sequence GTGAGTACCCTTGCGCACACCATGATGACCGCCGCCCGCTCCACCGACTCCGGTCTGGCCGGCCCGGGCGAACTCGACCGCTACCCCTACGCCGAGGCCCCTGCCGCCGACCGCGTCGGAACTCCCGTCTGGGAGGCCGCGGACCCCGAGCTGGGCCGCGTCGGCCGCCGCTCCGCGGGCAGCCGCGGACGCGGACTGCACGGCCAACTCGTCCAGCAGCTGGGCCAGATGATCGTCTCTGGTGACCTGGGCGCCGACCGTCCGCTGGTGCCCGAGGAGATCGGTCAGCGGTTCGAGGTGTCCCGCACCGTCGTCCGCGAGTCGCTGCGGGTCCTCGAGGCCAAGGGCCTGGTCAGTGCTCGGCCGAACGTCGGCACGCGCGTGCGTCCCGTGAGCGACTGGAACCTCCTCGACCCGGACATCATCGAATGGCGGGCCTTCGGCCCCCAGCGTGACGACCAGCGGCGCGAGCTCAGCGAGCTGCGCTGGACGATCGAGCCGCTCGCCGCCCGCCTCGCCGCCGGGCACGGGCGCGCCGACATCCAGCAGCGACTGTCCGACATGGTCGAGATCATGGCGCACGCCATGGGGCAGGGCGACGCGCTCACCTACTCCCGGGCCGACGCCGAGTTCCACTCGCTCCTCATCCAGGTCGCGGGCAACCGCATGCTGGAGCACCTTTCCGGGATCGTGTCGTCCGCCCTCCAGGTCTCCGGCGGCCCGGTCACGGGCTGTGACCGGCCGAACGAGGCGTCACTGGGTCACCACGGCAGGATCGTCGACGCCCTCGCCGCGGCCGACGGCACCGCGGCCGAGACGGCCATGCGGCAGCTGCTCACCGTTCATCCCGAGGTGGAGCGCGTCGTGCCGGCGCCGCGCGAACACTGA
- a CDS encoding serine protease yields the protein MPRPLVRALSRPLILAAVAMAIPLASAAPASSDGVVVGGFPVDVSQSPWTVALSSRDRFGGMRSGQFCGGVAVGPSTVLTAAHCMAEDVLGAPPGQAADLRVVAGRTDLYADTGQEVAVRSVWVNPGYDSSSNAGDFAVLTLAEPLPAASVIAMAADGDPAYASGTDAVVYGWGDITGFGAYAHSLRAARMHVLADALCERAYPGSTDGTYIARSMVCAGEVRGGRDACQGDSGGPLVARGRLIGLVSWGSGCGRPGSPGVYTRVSDAVQTLGWGAGTRRPHGAPDRA from the coding sequence ATGCCTCGTCCCCTTGTCCGGGCTTTGTCCCGGCCGTTGATCCTGGCAGCCGTGGCGATGGCCATACCGTTGGCCTCCGCCGCCCCGGCATCCTCCGACGGCGTCGTCGTGGGCGGCTTCCCGGTCGATGTCTCTCAGAGCCCGTGGACGGTCGCGCTGTCCAGTCGTGACCGGTTCGGAGGTATGCGCTCGGGGCAGTTCTGCGGAGGCGTGGCGGTCGGCCCGTCGACCGTTCTCACGGCGGCCCACTGCATGGCCGAGGACGTCCTGGGAGCGCCGCCGGGGCAGGCGGCCGACCTGAGGGTCGTCGCGGGCCGTACGGACCTGTACGCGGACACGGGCCAGGAGGTCGCCGTGCGCAGTGTCTGGGTGAACCCGGGCTACGACAGTTCCAGCAACGCCGGGGATTTCGCCGTGCTCACCCTGGCCGAGCCACTCCCGGCGGCGTCGGTCATCGCCATGGCGGCCGACGGCGATCCGGCGTACGCGTCCGGCACGGACGCCGTCGTCTACGGCTGGGGCGACATCACGGGGTTCGGCGCGTACGCCCACAGCCTGCGGGCGGCTCGCATGCATGTGCTGGCCGACGCCCTCTGTGAGCGGGCGTATCCCGGTTCGACCGACGGCACGTACATCGCGCGGAGCATGGTCTGCGCCGGAGAGGTGCGAGGCGGCCGCGACGCCTGCCAGGGGGACAGCGGAGGGCCGCTCGTCGCGAGGGGGCGGCTCATCGGGCTTGTGTCGTGGGGCAGTGGCTGCGGACGGCCGGGGAGCCCGGGCGTCTACACCCGGGTGTCCGACGCCGTACAGACGCTGGGCTGGGGCGCAGGGACTCGGAGACCCCACGGGGCTCCCGACCGCGCCTGA
- a CDS encoding DNA gyrase/topoisomerase IV subunit B — protein sequence MTAETSVPSTALLAGADRDGSNYTARHLLVLEGLEAVRKRPGMYIGSTDSRGLMHCLWEIIDNSVDEALGGYCDHIEVILHDDASVEVRDNGRGIPVDVEPKTGLSGVEVVMTKLHAGGKFGGGSYAASGGLHGVGASVVNALSARLDVEVDRSGHTHAISFRRGVPGAFAADGPDAKFEPGGLRKVKRVTRNRTGTRVRYWADRQIFLKDAKLSLETLHQRARQTAFLVPGLTIVVRDEYGLGEGGSKGEESFRFDGGISEFCEYLATDKPVCDVLRFTGQGTFKETVPVLDEHGQMTPTEVTRELGVDVALRWGTGYDTMLRSFVNIIATPKGGTHVAGFEQAIAKTMNEVLRAKKLLRVAEDDIVKDDALEGLTAVVTVRLAEPQFEGQTKEVLGTSAARRIVNTVISKELKAFLTSTKRDAAAQARVVMEKAVAAARTRIAARQHKDAQRRKTALESSSLPAKLADCRSDDVERSELFIVEGDSALGTAKLARNSEFQALLPIRGKILNVQKSSVTDMLKNAECGAIIQVIGAGSGRTFDIDAARYGKIIMMTDADVDGSHIRTLLLTLFHRYMRPMVEAGRVFAAVPPLHRIELIQPKKGQDKYVYTYSDRELRDKLMEFQSKGVRYKDSIQRYKGLGEMDADQLAETTMDPRHRTLRRINLSDLDSAEQVFDLLMGNDVAPRKEFISSSAATLDRSRIDA from the coding sequence GTGACCGCCGAAACGTCCGTGCCGTCCACAGCGCTGCTGGCAGGAGCAGACCGGGACGGTTCCAACTACACCGCGCGGCACCTGCTCGTCCTCGAGGGCCTCGAGGCCGTGCGGAAGCGCCCGGGTATGTACATCGGCTCGACCGACAGTCGTGGTCTGATGCACTGCCTGTGGGAAATCATCGACAACTCCGTCGACGAGGCCCTGGGCGGATATTGCGACCACATCGAGGTGATCCTGCACGACGACGCCTCGGTCGAGGTCCGTGACAACGGCCGTGGCATCCCTGTCGACGTCGAGCCCAAGACCGGCCTGTCCGGCGTCGAGGTCGTCATGACCAAGCTGCACGCCGGCGGCAAGTTCGGCGGTGGCTCCTACGCCGCCTCCGGCGGTCTGCACGGCGTCGGCGCATCCGTGGTCAACGCCCTGTCCGCCCGACTCGACGTCGAGGTGGACCGAAGCGGCCACACGCACGCGATCAGCTTCCGGCGAGGAGTCCCGGGCGCCTTCGCCGCGGACGGCCCCGACGCCAAGTTCGAGCCGGGCGGCCTGCGCAAGGTGAAGAGAGTCACCAGGAACCGCACCGGCACGCGCGTGCGGTACTGGGCCGACCGGCAGATCTTCCTCAAGGACGCCAAGCTCTCCCTGGAGACCCTCCACCAGCGGGCCCGCCAGACCGCGTTCCTGGTGCCCGGCCTGACCATCGTCGTCCGGGACGAGTACGGCCTCGGCGAGGGCGGCAGCAAGGGCGAGGAGTCCTTCCGCTTCGACGGCGGCATCAGCGAGTTCTGCGAGTACCTGGCCACCGACAAGCCCGTCTGCGACGTCCTCCGCTTCACGGGGCAGGGCACGTTCAAGGAGACGGTCCCGGTCCTGGACGAGCACGGTCAGATGACCCCGACAGAGGTCACCCGAGAGCTCGGCGTCGACGTGGCGCTGCGCTGGGGCACGGGCTACGACACGATGCTCCGGTCGTTCGTCAACATCATCGCCACGCCCAAGGGCGGCACCCACGTCGCCGGCTTCGAGCAGGCGATCGCCAAGACGATGAACGAGGTGCTGCGCGCCAAGAAGCTGCTGCGCGTCGCCGAGGACGACATCGTCAAGGACGACGCCCTGGAGGGCCTGACCGCGGTCGTCACCGTCCGCCTCGCCGAGCCCCAGTTCGAGGGCCAGACCAAGGAGGTCCTCGGTACCTCGGCGGCCCGGCGCATCGTGAACACCGTGATCTCCAAGGAGCTCAAGGCGTTCCTGACCTCCACCAAGCGCGACGCCGCGGCTCAGGCGCGGGTCGTCATGGAGAAGGCGGTCGCCGCCGCGCGGACCCGTATCGCGGCCCGCCAGCACAAGGACGCGCAGCGCCGCAAGACGGCACTGGAGTCCTCGTCCCTGCCCGCGAAGCTGGCCGACTGCCGCAGCGACGACGTCGAGCGCAGTGAGCTGTTCATCGTCGAGGGAGACTCCGCGCTCGGTACGGCGAAGCTCGCCCGGAACTCCGAGTTCCAGGCACTGCTGCCGATCCGGGGCAAGATCCTCAACGTCCAGAAGTCGTCCGTGACCGACATGCTCAAGAACGCGGAGTGCGGCGCGATCATCCAGGTCATAGGAGCGGGCTCCGGGCGTACTTTCGACATCGACGCGGCCCGCTACGGCAAGATCATCATGATGACCGACGCCGATGTGGACGGCTCCCACATCCGGACCCTGCTCCTGACCCTGTTCCACCGCTACATGCGGCCCATGGTCGAGGCCGGCCGGGTGTTCGCCGCGGTGCCGCCGCTGCACCGCATCGAACTCATCCAGCCCAAGAAGGGCCAGGACAAGTACGTGTACACGTACTCGGACCGCGAGCTGCGCGACAAGCTCATGGAGTTCCAGAGCAAGGGCGTCCGGTACAAGGACTCCATCCAGCGCTACAAGGGTCTCGGCGAGATGGACGCAGACCAGCTGGCCGAGACGACGATGGACCCCCGTCACCGCACGCTGCGGCGCATCAACCTCTCCGACCTGGATTCGGCGGAGCAGGTGTTCGACCTGCTCATGGGCAACGACGTGGCTCCGCGCAAGGAGTTCATCTCCAGTTCGGCGGCGACGCTGGACCGGTCCCGCATCGACGCGTAA
- a CDS encoding NUDIX hydrolase: MPYDPSAFPPFAVTVDLVVLTVRRHALCALAVRRGEAPFQGRWALPGGFVRADEDLTQAAARELAEETGLRAHDPSAPAQDNGAHLEQLATYGDPKRDPRMRVVSVAHLALAPDLPAPRAGGDASNARWAPVEELLQHGGYGRDGEPVAPLAFDHAQILADGVERARSKIEYSSLATAFCPTEFTVGELRRVYEAVWGVALDPRNFHRKVTGTPGFLVPTGGTTTRQGGRPAQLFRAGGATLLNPPMLRPEV; encoded by the coding sequence ATGCCCTACGACCCGTCAGCCTTTCCGCCCTTCGCCGTCACCGTGGACCTGGTCGTGCTGACCGTGCGCCGCCATGCCCTGTGCGCGCTGGCGGTGCGCAGGGGCGAGGCGCCGTTCCAGGGGCGGTGGGCGCTTCCGGGCGGCTTCGTGCGGGCCGACGAGGACCTCACCCAGGCGGCGGCGCGCGAGCTGGCCGAGGAGACCGGGCTGCGTGCCCACGACCCTTCGGCCCCGGCTCAGGACAACGGCGCCCACCTGGAACAGCTCGCCACGTACGGAGATCCCAAGCGTGATCCCCGGATGCGTGTCGTGAGCGTCGCGCACCTTGCGCTGGCTCCGGACCTGCCGGCTCCGCGAGCAGGCGGCGACGCCAGCAACGCGCGCTGGGCGCCCGTCGAGGAACTGCTGCAGCACGGCGGTTACGGCCGGGACGGGGAACCGGTCGCGCCGCTGGCCTTCGACCACGCCCAGATCCTCGCGGACGGGGTGGAACGTGCCCGCTCCAAGATCGAGTACTCGTCCCTGGCGACCGCGTTCTGTCCCACCGAGTTCACGGTCGGCGAACTGCGCCGGGTCTACGAGGCGGTGTGGGGCGTGGCGCTCGACCCGCGCAACTTCCACCGCAAGGTGACGGGCACGCCCGGCTTCCTGGTGCCCACCGGCGGCACCACCACCCGGCAGGGCGGCCGGCCCGCCCAGCTCTTTCGCGCGGGCGGCGCGACGTTGCTCAACCCGCCGATGTTGCGCCCCGAGGTCTGA
- a CDS encoding RNA polymerase sigma factor: MSASTSRTLPPEIAESVSVMALIERGKAEGQIAGDDVRRAFEADQIPATQWKNVLRSLNQILEEEGVTLMVSAAEPKRTRKSVAAKSPAKRTATKTVAAKTVTTRKATATTTAAPAVPAVDDPAEEAAPAKKAAAKKTTTAKKAVAKKTVAKKTAAKKTTAKKDDAELVEEEVLEDAPKTGDEPEGTESAGFVLSDEDEDDAPAQQVAAAGATADPVKDYLKQIGKVPLLNAEQEVELAKRIEAGLFAEDKLANADKLAPKLKRELEIIAEDGRRAKNHLLEANLRLVVSLAKRYTGRGMLFLDLIQEGNLGLIRAVEKFDYTKGYKFSTYATWWIRQAITRAMADQARTIRIPVHMVEVINKLARVQRQMLQDLGREPTPEELAKELDMTPEKVIEVQKYGREPISLHTPLGEDGDSEFGDLIEDSEAVVPADAVSFTLLQEQLHSVLDTLSEREAGVVSMRFGLTDGQPKTLDEIGKVYGVTRERIRQIESKTMSKLRHPSRSQVLRDYLD; this comes from the coding sequence GTGTCGGCCAGCACATCCCGTACGCTCCCGCCGGAGATCGCCGAGTCCGTCTCTGTCATGGCGCTCATTGAGCGGGGAAAGGCTGAGGGGCAGATCGCCGGCGACGATGTGCGTCGGGCCTTCGAAGCTGACCAGATTCCGGCCACTCAGTGGAAGAACGTACTGCGCAGCCTCAACCAGATCCTCGAGGAAGAGGGTGTGACGCTGATGGTCAGTGCCGCGGAGCCCAAGCGCACCCGAAAGAGCGTCGCAGCGAAGAGTCCGGCCAAGCGCACCGCCACCAAGACGGTCGCGGCGAAGACGGTGACCACCAGGAAGGCCACCGCCACCACCACGGCCGCCCCGGCCGTACCCGCTGTGGACGACCCCGCAGAGGAAGCCGCCCCTGCCAAGAAGGCGGCTGCCAAGAAGACGACGACCGCCAAGAAGGCGGTCGCGAAGAAGACCGTCGCCAAGAAGACGGCGGCCAAGAAGACCACTGCCAAGAAGGACGACGCCGAGCTGGTCGAGGAAGAGGTCCTCGAAGACGCTCCCAAGACCGGCGACGAGCCCGAGGGCACCGAGAGTGCCGGCTTCGTGCTCTCCGACGAGGACGAGGACGACGCGCCCGCCCAGCAGGTCGCCGCGGCCGGCGCCACCGCCGACCCGGTCAAGGACTACCTCAAGCAGATCGGCAAGGTCCCCCTGCTCAACGCCGAGCAGGAGGTCGAGCTCGCCAAGCGCATCGAGGCCGGTCTGTTCGCCGAGGACAAGCTGGCCAACGCCGACAAGCTCGCCCCGAAGCTCAAGCGCGAGCTGGAGATCATCGCGGAGGACGGCCGGCGTGCCAAGAACCACCTCCTGGAGGCCAACCTCCGTCTGGTGGTCTCCCTGGCCAAGCGCTACACCGGCCGCGGCATGCTCTTCCTGGACCTCATCCAGGAGGGCAACCTCGGTCTGATCCGCGCGGTCGAGAAGTTCGACTACACCAAGGGCTACAAGTTCTCCACGTACGCCACCTGGTGGATCCGTCAGGCGATCACCCGCGCCATGGCCGACCAGGCCCGCACCATCCGTATCCCGGTGCACATGGTCGAGGTCATCAACAAGCTCGCGCGCGTGCAGCGCCAGATGCTCCAGGACCTGGGCCGCGAGCCCACCCCGGAGGAGCTGGCCAAGGAACTCGACATGACCCCGGAGAAGGTCATCGAGGTCCAGAAGTACGGCCGCGAGCCCATCTCCCTGCACACCCCGCTGGGCGAGGACGGTGACAGCGAGTTCGGTGACCTCATCGAGGACTCCGAGGCCGTCGTCCCGGCCGACGCGGTCAGCTTCACGCTCCTGCAGGAGCAGCTGCACTCCGTCCTCGACACCCTGTCCGAGCGCGAGGCGGGCGTCGTCTCGATGCGCTTCGGTCTCACCGACGGTCAGCCGAAGACCCTCGACGAGATCGGCAAGGTGTACGGCGTGACGCGCGAGCGCATCCGTCAGATCGAGTCCAAGACCATGTCGAAGCTGCGTCACCCGTCCCGTTCGCAGGTGCTGCGTGACTACCTCGACTAG
- a CDS encoding ATP-binding cassette domain-containing protein, which produces MIQAFGLTSNSRKALPPAVDDVSFEACAGRVTVLLGAPGAGKTTALRLMLELQQGRGLAYFRGRPLHRIAHPSREVGVLLGDVPGHPARTARGHLRMLCAAAGVPVRRADEVLEVVGLISLRDERLGTLSRGMDRRLGLACALLGDPHTLVLDDPADGLSGRENRWLHGMLRAHADQGGTVLVTTADPKEAARTADRVVTLDQGRLVADQEAADFARTRLRPRVAVRSPHAVRLAALLTKEARAAHRSVEVVQEDGNRLSVYGSSCAHVGETAFRHGILVHQLADETGDMGPGAGAQAPRRTRAEAVPAPSDGKQATVGAPALGAERPEASGDARAASGIQKADAAAALRVPQDEPPTSPAPCPPADASSRDAVPAPGGDSRSGAAATTADGTASATPGATAIEAVTAEERPPGTGQPAAPSARRPLRTSASRTSDTLPVLPPPISVRSAPSPLRPLRYELRRATGISTGFLTCAAVLLISVFTAVLLARVGHTSQARLLAAWPVQLPLPPAALGAGLLGALAFGDEFRHPALAADRGTVPRRLGVLTAKLLVAALTALTLAFLTVGCDAEALYLVYGRELAQVPAEWLPLSASWLGLVIGCAWAGVLAAGVFRSTTAGLAAVVAVPVVVVPVVQKAVESASVRTAAGLSMRLRETLLVQWPFGGERYLFAVARVIAQPVGGALTFSLTALLCAYLLTTLRSRVR; this is translated from the coding sequence GTGATCCAGGCCTTCGGACTGACCAGCAACTCCCGCAAGGCGCTTCCGCCCGCCGTCGACGATGTCTCCTTCGAGGCGTGCGCGGGCCGCGTCACGGTCCTGCTCGGAGCGCCGGGCGCGGGCAAGACCACGGCGCTGAGACTCATGCTCGAACTCCAACAGGGCCGCGGCCTCGCCTACTTCAGAGGCCGCCCCCTGCATCGCATCGCCCACCCCTCCCGCGAAGTCGGCGTCCTCCTCGGCGACGTGCCCGGGCATCCGGCCCGCACGGCTCGCGGCCATCTGCGCATGCTGTGCGCGGCCGCCGGCGTTCCGGTCCGGCGGGCCGACGAGGTGCTGGAAGTGGTCGGTCTGATCAGCCTGCGCGACGAACGTCTCGGCACCCTCTCCCGCGGCATGGACCGGCGGCTCGGCCTGGCCTGTGCCCTCCTCGGGGACCCGCACACCCTCGTCCTCGACGATCCGGCCGACGGGCTCTCCGGACGCGAGAACCGTTGGCTGCACGGCATGCTGCGCGCGCACGCGGACCAGGGCGGCACGGTCCTGGTGACCACGGCCGACCCCAAGGAGGCCGCCCGTACAGCCGACCGGGTCGTCACCCTGGACCAGGGCAGACTCGTCGCCGATCAGGAGGCCGCCGACTTCGCCCGCACCCGGCTGCGCCCCCGTGTGGCCGTCCGCAGCCCCCACGCCGTCCGTCTGGCCGCCCTGCTCACCAAGGAGGCCCGGGCCGCGCACCGATCCGTCGAAGTCGTGCAGGAGGACGGCAACCGGCTCTCGGTGTACGGCAGTAGCTGCGCCCACGTCGGCGAGACGGCGTTCCGGCACGGCATCCTCGTGCACCAACTCGCCGACGAAACAGGAGACATGGGACCGGGAGCGGGGGCGCAGGCCCCGCGTCGGACGCGCGCCGAAGCAGTGCCGGCCCCCTCGGACGGGAAGCAGGCCACCGTCGGAGCCCCTGCGCTGGGCGCGGAACGCCCGGAGGCCTCCGGGGACGCACGTGCGGCGAGCGGCATCCAGAAAGCCGACGCCGCTGCAGCACTGCGGGTGCCTCAGGACGAGCCGCCGACCTCTCCCGCGCCGTGCCCGCCCGCTGATGCGTCGTCTCGCGACGCCGTCCCGGCTCCCGGCGGCGACTCCAGGTCCGGCGCCGCCGCCACGACTGCCGACGGCACGGCCTCGGCCACCCCGGGCGCGACCGCGATCGAGGCCGTCACCGCGGAGGAGCGGCCCCCCGGCACCGGGCAGCCCGCCGCGCCCTCAGCCCGCCGCCCCTTGCGCACCTCCGCCTCCCGTACCTCCGACACCCTGCCCGTCCTGCCACCCCCCATCTCCGTCCGCTCCGCCCCCAGCCCCCTGCGGCCCCTCCGCTACGAACTCCGCCGTGCCACCGGGATCAGCACCGGATTCCTCACCTGCGCCGCAGTACTGCTCATCTCCGTCTTCACCGCCGTACTCCTGGCCCGAGTCGGCCACACCTCGCAGGCGCGGCTGCTGGCCGCGTGGCCCGTGCAACTGCCGCTGCCGCCCGCTGCCCTCGGCGCGGGACTGCTCGGTGCGCTGGCCTTCGGAGACGAGTTCCGCCACCCCGCCCTGGCGGCGGACCGTGGCACCGTGCCCCGGAGACTGGGTGTACTCACCGCCAAGCTTCTTGTCGCCGCTCTCACCGCCCTGACGCTGGCCTTCCTCACGGTGGGCTGCGACGCCGAAGCGCTCTATCTCGTCTACGGACGGGAGCTCGCGCAAGTTCCCGCGGAGTGGCTTCCGCTGAGCGCGAGTTGGCTCGGTCTCGTGATCGGCTGCGCCTGGGCCGGGGTGCTGGCCGCCGGCGTCTTCCGGTCCACCACTGCCGGGCTGGCCGCGGTGGTCGCCGTACCCGTCGTCGTCGTGCCGGTCGTACAGAAGGCCGTGGAGAGCGCGTCCGTGCGGACGGCGGCCGGACTCTCGATGAGGTTGCGCGAGACGCTTCTGGTGCAGTGGCCCTTCGGCGGAGAGCGCTATCTGTTCGCCGTGGCACGTGTGATCGCGCAACCCGTCGGCGGGGCGCTGACGTTCTCCCTGACGGCCCTGCTGTGCGCGTATCTGCTCACGACCCTGCGAAGCAGGGTCCGATGA
- a CDS encoding glycogen debranching N-terminal domain-containing protein → MICVALPGLAISTEQGQLTGRGLEGFYRAGRRILSRCQVRVAGREPLVVQARMISADRARFVATLRVTPHGGPDPDVVVEWTRSADGTERIALHSAAARQLRLPVEVALGADLADLGAIASGAVVPELPAGVHDAGLRWTCATGTSCVTADPPPADAIASAGLLRWDFYVPPGGSVCVELRVRLDGAGPVRAVGRAAASPLAPAHATGDDPRVRAFLATSVEDLQALLVRDPAHPADIHLAAGAPWRCGLAPAEALAAARMTLPLGTRLAAGTLRTLARTQVTGRGPRSGMIPGPRRDVGAHLPPGCTGTEATLLFPVLLAEARRWGLPDQETEELLPVAERCLTWLRTMVGEGPYLSDPQPGGPVRCETQAHAHRAALLGADLLDACARPGGGGLREWAQTTRAAFRRDFWIDDRGGGRPAAARTPDGRPLSHLGATTVHLLDTGLLGGGAHAPGLLDKVRTEQLARLLGSPVMDSGWGLRGLGAKEAGYNPFGHRSGAVRVHETAIAVAGLAAAGYEKEAAALLRGVLAAAEAFGLRLPEMYAGEQREAGSAPLPHPAACRPAATAAAAGVLLLTTLAGIRPDAPGGTVTLRPVHSAPLGEIGLTGLRVAGAPFSVRVSRLGLAMVEEAADGLQLGV, encoded by the coding sequence ATGATCTGCGTCGCCCTGCCGGGCCTCGCCATCTCGACGGAACAGGGACAGCTGACCGGGCGCGGATTGGAGGGGTTCTACCGGGCGGGACGGCGCATCCTCTCCCGTTGCCAGGTGCGGGTGGCGGGACGCGAACCGCTGGTGGTCCAGGCGAGGATGATCTCGGCCGACCGGGCCCGTTTCGTCGCCACCCTGCGCGTCACCCCGCACGGCGGCCCGGACCCGGACGTCGTCGTCGAGTGGACGCGCTCCGCGGACGGCACGGAGCGGATCGCCCTGCACAGTGCCGCCGCACGGCAGCTGCGGCTCCCGGTCGAGGTGGCCCTCGGCGCCGACCTGGCCGACCTGGGGGCGATCGCGTCCGGCGCCGTAGTCCCCGAACTGCCCGCCGGCGTCCATGACGCCGGTCTGCGTTGGACCTGCGCCACCGGGACCTCGTGCGTCACCGCCGACCCACCGCCCGCCGACGCGATCGCCTCCGCGGGGCTGCTGCGCTGGGATTTCTACGTGCCTCCCGGCGGCAGCGTCTGCGTGGAGCTGAGAGTTCGCCTGGACGGGGCGGGCCCGGTCCGGGCCGTGGGCCGTGCCGCGGCGAGCCCATTGGCTCCGGCACACGCGACGGGCGACGACCCACGCGTCCGGGCGTTTCTGGCGACGAGCGTCGAGGATCTGCAGGCCCTGCTGGTGCGGGACCCCGCGCACCCCGCGGACATCCACCTCGCGGCGGGCGCACCGTGGCGCTGCGGTCTGGCCCCGGCCGAGGCGCTTGCCGCGGCCCGCATGACGCTGCCCCTCGGCACCCGCCTCGCCGCGGGCACGCTCCGCACCCTGGCCCGTACCCAGGTCACGGGCCGAGGGCCGCGGTCCGGCATGATTCCCGGCCCCCGGCGCGACGTGGGCGCCCACCTGCCGCCGGGGTGTACGGGGACGGAGGCCACGCTGCTCTTCCCGGTACTCCTCGCGGAGGCCCGCCGATGGGGCCTGCCCGACCAGGAGACCGAGGAACTGCTGCCGGTGGCCGAGCGCTGCCTGACCTGGCTGCGCACCATGGTCGGTGAGGGGCCCTATCTGAGCGACCCCCAGCCCGGCGGGCCCGTCCGCTGCGAGACACAGGCCCACGCCCACCGAGCGGCACTACTCGGCGCCGACCTGCTCGACGCCTGCGCCAGACCGGGCGGCGGCGGGCTGCGGGAGTGGGCGCAGACCACGCGTGCCGCTTTCCGGAGGGACTTCTGGATCGACGACCGGGGAGGTGGCCGACCCGCGGCCGCCCGCACCCCGGACGGGCGGCCGCTGTCCCACCTCGGCGCGACCACCGTCCACCTCCTCGACACCGGCCTACTGGGCGGCGGCGCCCATGCCCCCGGCCTGCTCGACAAGGTGCGGACCGAACAACTCGCCCGACTGCTCGGCAGCCCCGTCATGGACTCGGGCTGGGGACTTCGGGGCCTCGGCGCCAAGGAAGCCGGCTACAACCCCTTCGGTCACCGAAGCGGAGCCGTCCGGGTCCACGAAACGGCGATCGCCGTCGCGGGCCTGGCCGCCGCAGGCTACGAGAAGGAGGCCGCCGCGCTGCTGCGAGGCGTGCTGGCAGCGGCCGAGGCCTTCGGCCTGCGCCTCCCGGAGATGTACGCGGGGGAGCAGCGCGAGGCCGGGAGCGCTCCCCTTCCCCATCCGGCCGCCTGCCGTCCCGCCGCCACCGCGGCGGCGGCCGGGGTCCTGCTGCTGACCACCCTGGCCGGCATCCGGCCCGACGCCCCGGGCGGAACCGTCACGCTGCGCCCTGTCCACAGCGCGCCTCTGGGCGAGATCGGCCTGACCGGGCTGAGGGTCGCCGGCGCCCCCTTCTCCGTACGGGTCAGTCGGCTCGGACTCGCCATGGTGGAGGAAGCGGCCGACGGGCTCCAATTGGGAGTGTGA